The following nucleotide sequence is from Austwickia chelonae.
GATGCTGGTCTTCCACGTCAGGCTCCCACCATGCTCTGAAGGACGGAGGTGAAGAAAGGGCGACCGTCGAGACTCGGACCGAAGCCCTCCTCGACGCAGTGCTCGGGGTGCGGCATCAGTCCGACCACATTCCCGGCCTCATTGCAGATGCCGGCGATATTGCGGTAGGAGCCGTTGGGGTTGTCGCCGAGGTACCGGAAGACCACCCGGCCTTCCTCCTCGAGCTGTTCGATGGTGCGCAGATCGGCGACGAAGCAGCCCTCACCGTTCTTCAGGGCGATGGTGATCTGTTGCCCGTCGGTGAAATCCCTGGTCCACGGGGTGTCGGTGTTCTCCACCCGGAGAGGCTGGTCCTGGCAGATGAAGCGACGCCCGGCGTTGCGGGAGAGCGCTCCCGGCAACAGATGGGATTCGCAGAGCACCTGGAAACCGTTGCAGATCCCCAGGATCGGCATTCCGCCACGGGCGGCGTCCCGCAGAGAGGTCATCACCGGCGCGAAGCGGGCGATCGCTCCGCAACGCAAGTAGTCGCCGTAACTGAACCCGCCGGGCAGGACGACGGCGTCGACCTCGTGCAGATCGGCGTCGGCATGCCACAGGGACACGGCTTCGCCACCGGCCAACCGGATCGCACGCAGAGCGTCATGGTCGTCCAGGGTGCCGGGGAAGGTCACCACTCCGACGCGCATCAGTCGTCGTCCCCCTTGTAGGCGGTGGTGCCCTCTGCGCCCTGGAGCTGTTCGGCGCTGAAATTGCTGCGGTCGACCCGAGCTCGTCCCTCGTGACGTCCGGCGCCCTCGGGGATCGGGGCGATCGCGCCCCAGCTCTCCGGGTTGCCTTCGTCATCCCAGTCGTAGGCGGTGTCGCCTGCTTCGGCATCACGCACGGAGACGACGTCCTCGATCACCGGGTTCGACAGCAGGGTTTCCGCGGCCTCCCGCGCCTGGGCCAAGACCTGCGGGGTCACCGGGCCCTCCACCTCCAAGGTGAAACGCTTCCCCTGACGCACGTCGTTGAACTGGGCGAAGCCCAACCGGGGCAGCGCCCCAGCGACGGCTTGCCCCTGTGGGTCGAGGATCTCCGGTTTGAGCATGACGTCGACGACAACGGTTCCCATTGGTAGTGCTCCTGTGCGGTCGGCGATTCGGGCGTTTGGCCCGTCATGGACGAGCCTATCTGCGTCATCTGAGGACATTCACCAGCGGAAGGGGGTTCCGGTCAGTGCCTCATAGGCGGCGATATAGGTCTGACGGGTGCATTCGATCACCTCGGTGGGCAAGGCGGGTGGTTCTTCGTCGGACGAGCGGTCCCAGCCGCTGGCCGAGGACATGAGCCAGTCACGTACGTACTGCTTGTCGTAACTGCGTTGCTGGCGCCCTTCCGCGTAGTCGGCGGCGGACCAGAACCGGGAGCTGTCCGGGGTGAGGACCTCGTCGGCGAGCACCAATTCGCCGTTCTCCGTCAACCCGTACTCAACCTTGGTGTCGGCGATCAGGATGCCTCGAGGCCGGGCGATCTCTTCGGCACGTGCCAGCACTCTCGTGGTCAGGTCGGTGACACGGTCGGTGAGCTCGGCGCCGATGAGTCGGGAGACCTCGTCCTTGGTCATCGGCTGGTCGTGCTCACCCACAGGGGCTTTCGAGGTCGGCGTGAAAATGGGCTCCGGGAGGCGGGACGACTCGAGAAGCCCGCCGGGCAAAGAGATCCCGCAGACGGAACCAGTCGCCTGGTATTCGGCCAGCCCGCTTCCGGTCAGATAGGCACGTCCGATGCATTCGACCGGCAGCATCGACAAGCGTCGGACGAGGAGCGCCCGACCGGCGACCTCCTGCGGCACATCGGTCGAGACCACATGGTTGGGCACGAGATCGGCCAGCCGCTCGAACCACCACAGGCTCATCTGGGTGAGGATGCGGCCCTTGTCCGGGATCTCCGAGTCGAGGACGTGGTCGAAAGCGGAGATGCGGTCGCTGGCGACCAGGAGCATCCGGTCTTCCTGCCGTTCCCCGGTGGCCGGGTCCAGCGGCACGTAGAGTTCCCGGACCTTCCCGGAGTAGACGTGTTCGTGGCCGGGGAGCTGTTGCGGAACCTGCGGGGCGGTCATCTGTTCCTTCTCGGGTTCGCGTCCCGGAATCCTTCGGACGGGACGGTCAACAGGTGGGGGTGTGGATCTTCTTCTCCTGGGCGGCCAGGGCGATGTCGGTGCGATGGTGGCTGCCACGCAAGGTGATCCGGTCGACTGCGGTGTAGACCCGGTCGCGTGCCTGAGCGAGGTCGCTGCCCAGGGCCACGACGGAGAGGACCCGCCCTCCGGCACTGACCAGCTGGTCACCGGCGAGCGCGGTCCCGGCGTGCAGGACGTCGGCGTCCTCGCCCACCTGGTCGAGCCCTTCGAGGACGTCTCCCTTGCGGGGGCCCTCGGGGTATCCCTTGGCTGCGACAACCACCGTGACGGCGCTGTCCTGTCGCCACCGCAGTGCGGGGAAGCTGTCGAGTTCTCCGGTGGCTGCGGCCATCAGCAGGCCGCCCAGGGGGCTTTCCAGTCGTGCGAGGACGACCTGGGTCTCCGGGTCCCCGAAACGGGCGTTGAACTCCACGACCCGCAGTCCGCGGGAGGTCAGGGCGAGCCCGACGTAGAGGATGCCGGCGAAGGGGGTTCCGCGGCGGCGCATCTCTTCGACGGTGGGCCGGGCCACTCGTTCCACGACCTGGTCGACCAGACCGTCAGGTGCCCAGTCCAGAGGCGAATAGGCGCCCATGCCGCCGGTGTTGGGGCCTTGGTCGCCGTCGAGTGCCCGTTTGAAGTCCTGGGCCGGCGCCAGGGGGACGACGGTCTGTCCGTCGGTCACGCAGAACAGGGAGACCTCAGGGCCGTCGAGATATTCCTCGACGACGACGGTGGGTGTGCTCTCGCCTGGGGCGACCGCCCGGTTCAGGCACTGCGCCGCGTGAGCCATCGCGGTCATCCGGTTCTCGGTGACGACGACTCCTTTGCCGGCAGCCAGGCCGTCGTCCTTGACGACATGGGGGGCGCCGAGTGCGTCGAGGGCTTCGGCGACTTGGTCCATGGTGGTGCACACGTGGGCCATGGCGGTGGGTACGTCTGCTGCGGCCATCACGTCCTTCGCGAAGGACTTGCTGCCTTCGAGTCTGGCTGCGCGTGCCGAGGGCCCGAAGCAGGCGATGCCTGCGTCACGGACGGCGTCGGCGACTCCGGCGACGAGGGGGGCTTCCGGTCCGATGACGACCAGCCGGGCATCGATCTGCCTGGCCAGTTCGGTCACGGCCGCTCCGTCGAGGACATCGACGTCGTGGAGGGTGGCGACCCCGTTCATTCCCGGGTTTCCGGGGGCGACGTGCAGGCTGCTCACCCCCGTGTCACGAGACAGGGCGAGGACGAGGGCGTGCTCCCGAGCACCGGAGCCGACGACGAGGACGTTCACGACACCACCCTATCGGCGTCCGGGCCTCCTGGGTTCTGCTGACCTCTGTGGTCTACGTCCTCTGGGGAGAGCAGCCTCGAAGAATCCCCATAAAATTTGAATATCCCTGCTGCACAGTAATTTTCATAAAAATCTCGGTCCGACGGAGATACTCCGGGCCTGGCATCGCCCTGTACAGCACGCCTCCCGGAAAGGCATAGAATTGAGAACTTGCCCGTCGGCGAACCCGACGGCGCACGACCCACCACCGGACGACGAACAAGGGGTGCGAGTGGCCCACGTGGACCGCGATCAGGACGTCCTCACCAGAGAGCTCGCGACGGAGCAGGCCCATGTGGACCGCGTCTACACCGAACTCGCCGCAGCAGGACGACGTGCGGCACTGGTCCAGGCCGACGGACTCGCCCGCGGACGTACCGACCGCACCGGCGACGTCCGCGACGAAGAAATCACCGGCCTCTTCGAACGAGACGCCTTGGTCTACAGCGCCGCGAAACGACGCGCCGCTCTCGACCGCGAACACGAGGGGCTCGTCTTCGGCCGACTCGATCTCGAACACACCGCCCGCGACGGCGCCACCGAACGGGAGATCCGCTACGTCGGCCGCCTCGGTGTCCGCGACGACGACTACGAGCCACTGGTCATCGACTGGCGCGCTCCCGCTGCCGAGCCGTTCTACCGGGCCACCCCCACCTCACCGATGAACGTCCTGCGCCGCCGGGTCCTGCGCTGCCGCGGACAAGAGGTCGTCGGCGCCGAGGACGACCTGATGGTCTCCCAGGCCCCGGAGGACCTCGTCGTCCTCGGAGAAGGCGCACTGCTCGCCGCCTTGACCCGGAGTCGTTCAGGACGAATGCGCGATATCGTCGCGACGATCCAGGCACACCAGGACGAGGCCATCCGCGCCGCAGCACGAGGGGTCGTGGAGATCACCGGCGGCCCGGGCACCGGGAAAACCGTGGTCGCCCTCCACCGAGCTGCCTATCTGCTGTACTCCGACCGGCGCCGCTTCGAACGCGGCGGAGTGCTCGTGGTGGGGCCGTCCGCCGCGTACACCGCCTATATCGAACGGGTACTTCCCTCACTCGGCGAAGACTCGGTCGCGCTACGTTCGGTCGGTGACATCGTCGACGCCGTCACCGCAGTACGGGTCGACTCCCCCGAGGTCGCCGCGCTGAAAGGCACCCTGAAGATCCGTCGGGTCCTTGGCCGCGCAGCCCGCGACACCATCCCCGGTGCCCCGGAAAGCTTGCGGATCATGGTGACCGGCCGCCCCGTCCACCTGGACCGGCAGGCCTTGGACCGCATCCGTCACCAAGTGCTGCGCCATCACCCTCGAAACTCCTCCCGGGATGCGATGACCGACGCTCTCGCCCTGGCCGCCTGGAAACAGGTGCTCGACGGCGACCGGGACGACTTCCTGGACACCTTCCGCGAACACCGAGACGTCGAACGTTTCCTGGACGCCTGGTGGCGGCCGGTGGACCCACGCGAAGTGCTCTTGTGGCTGGCCGACGAGAAACGGACCAGACGGTACATCTCAGGGATCTTCCCGGAAGGATCCGCACCCCTACTGGCCGCATCCTTCCGAGAAACGCTGACAGCAGGTTCCTGGACAGTGGCCGATGTCGCCCTGATCGACGACCTGTCCTCCCGGGTAGGAATCGTCCCCGAGCGAGTCGACACCGAACGGGGCTTCTACGAGGTCGACCTCCTCGACGACGCCGAGGCCGAAGCCGTGGCCACCGGCGATCTGCGGACCACCCGGGTCGACGCTCCGGGAGCGAGTGCCCACGGGTACCGGGAACGGGCACTGGCCGCCCCGGGCTCCCTCGACGAGGAGACACGGAAAGCGGCCCTGCTCCGCGGGCGGATCGACCGACACGGCGATTACGCCCACGTCCTCGTCGACGAAGCTCAGGACCTCTCGCCGATGCAGTGGCGGATGCTGGGACGGCGTGCGCAGTCCGCGTCGTGGACGGTGGTCGGCGATGCGGCTCAGGCCTCGTGGGGTGACGCCGACGAAGCCCTCACAGCGCGCGATCAGGCCTTCGGGCGGAACAGCCGACGTACCTTCCACATGTCGACGAACTACCGGAACGCCCGGGAGATCTTCGACTACGCGGCAGCAGTGGTGCTGCCCCAGGTGCCGGACGCCGACATCCCCCAGGCCGTTCGGGAGACCGGCGTGGACCCGGTGGAGATCCGTGTCGTGGCCGAGGAGCAGGAGCTGGTGCGAGCTGCCAGAGAGTCTGTGGCTGCCCTGGCCGAAGAGGTCGACGGTTCGATCGGTGTGATCACACCCAAGCGGTGGGCCAAGGCGGTCGCCTCCCTCGACGAGGGCGATAGCGGCCGAGTGATCGTGGTCGACCCGCTGAGTGTGAAAGGCCTGGAGTACGACGCCACCGTGGTGCTCGATCCCGAGGAGATCACTGCGGAGTCTCCTGGTGGGGTTCGGGTGTTGTACGTGTCGTTGACGCGGGCTGCTCATCGGATGCACGTCGTGCACGTCGGGTGATCTCTTCTCCGTCCTCGTTCGTTGCCGTGTTCCCGCTGCGGATGCCGACCCAGGCAGCAGCGAGGACACAGGCCAGGGGGAGTGCGACCAGCGGGTCGGCGACGCCGAAGACGAACAGATCGGTGGCGAAGACCACAGCCGGCAGCACGGAGACCACGAAAGCTGTGGTCCTGACCGGGATCCGGGTGATGCCGTACTGGAAGAGAACCACCGGTGCAGTGATACCGATCAAGGCGACCGCTGCGATCTTGGCCAGTTCAGCACCGGAGGGCGCTCCGCCCCCGGGAGACAGCGCGAAGAGCGCGGCTGCGGCAAGCCAGCAGCCGTGGAAACGGATCGAGTTGATGTACCAGGTGCTGCATCCCTGTTTACCGAGCCGGCGGCCCACCCGGATCACGCCCAGAGCGCACAGCCCAGCTCCTGCGGCGACCAGAACCCCTGTCGTCGTCCTCAGCCAGGTCTCGGACGAAGCACCGAGCGCCAGAGCGGAGACCAGCGCCACCGCGATCAGGTAGAGGGAGACCGACGGCACCGCAGACCGCCTTTTCCGGCTCGAGATCCCGAAAAGGATCGGTGCGACAGCCGTCTCGATGACGCTGGCTGCGGTGGGGAGGGTCAGCGTCATCGACAGGTAGAACAGGACGAAAGCTCCTGCCGTGTAAATGTTGATCAGGCAGATGTTCCGGAAGCTCGCCTGATGTTTCGGCTGCAGGGATCCGAGCCGCGACGCAGCCCCGAGCATCTCGGCCACGGCGAAGGCCACGAAGACCGCGAAGGCCGACATCTTCGGTGAGATCGTGTTTCCCACGAAGGAAGCGCCGACTCCTTGCAGGACGACTGCTGTGAGCACCACCAGCACGAAGAGGAACGAACTTTCGGATGCGGTGGTCTCTCTCATCGGGCTCCCTCGCAATTCAGAACATCTGAAGAACCGTTCCGATCCGACGTCGCAGCCCCGGCTGTGTCGGGTCAGGCAGTGAGGGCACCATACCGGGTGAAGATAAGTGAATTTTCTTGTGCCACAAAGGATATGGGTTCACTATCGCGTCGGCCACATACAGAATGACGACGAGTTCCCCACCTCACCAGCCAGGAAACCTGTCAACCCGGAACCCGGTGGACAGTTACGCCGCCACCCGACGCCGCAAAAGTATCGCCATCACCGGAGCACCCACAAGAGCCGTCACCACTCCGATCGGAACTTCCTGACCCGCACCGACCGTACGGGCCACCGTGTCCGCCCACAGCAACAACAACGCGCCACCCACGGCGCAGGCCGGCAACAGCACCCCATGACGCACCCCCACCAGCCGGCGTAGGACATGAGGCACCGTCAACCCCACGAACCCGATCGGGCCGGCAAAAGCCACCGTTCCAGCCACCACCAGCGCACACCCCACACAAACGAGCCACCTGGCCCGGCGCACCTCCACACCCAAGGACGCCGCCGACAGGTCACCGAAAGCAAAAGCATCCATCGTGCGTGCCGCCCACAGGCACGCCACCGCGGTGATCACAGCCAGCAGGGAAAGCGCCCACGCAGCAGGAGCCCGGACCCCCGCAAAGGAGCCGAAGGTCCACGCCAACATCATCCGGACGCCGTCCTGATCGGCGAACACCATGATCACCGTCGAGGTCACCGCAGCGGCCAATTGGCTCACCGTGACCCCCGCCAACACGGTGCGACCAGGAGGAAGATCCCCCGACCGCCCCGTCGCCAACGCCAGCACCGCAGCCAAAGCCACCATGCCACCGACAAAAGCTGCCAGAGAGACCCCGACCGCAGGCCCGCTACCCGGCAGAGACCAGCCGGTGAGAAGCGCGACGACCGCCCCCGCGGAAGCCCCACCAGAGATACCCAGCAGATAAGGATCAGCGAGCTCATTGCGCGTCGTCGCCTGGAGAAGCGCCCCGCACTGAGCCAAGACCGACCCGGCCGCAGCCGCAGCCAGCACACGAGGAAGTCGCAGCTCCCAGACGATCCGGTCATCGATCACCGTGACCTGTGCACCCTCGACAAGATGCCCCCGCCGTAGGACGACGTCGAGCACCGTCCCCGGCGATACCGTCACCGAGCCCATTCCCAGAGCCGCCACCACGCTGAACACCAGCGACACAGCCAGCGCCAGGACGACCACGCCCCGCGCCCACCGGCGCGACCTCATGTCGCAGCAGCCGACGAAATCCCAGCCAGCTGATCGGAGACATGCTGTGCGCCATCGGCAAGCGTCACCCCAGCATTCGACTCACTGAACGGGACGGTGACAAAAGCACCCCGCTTCACCGCGGTGAGCTCCCGAAGCACCGGGTCGTTCTGCAAATGTGTTCGTTTCTTCTCCGCACTGTCCCACGACGCATCGACGAGCACGATCACCTCCGGATCCGCAGCAACGACCTTCTCCCAACTTCCCTCAGCCCACGCCTTGTCCAGGTCGGCAAAGACATTCTTCGCACCCACCGTGTCGAGAATGGTCTGCGGGCCCCCCTTCCCCCCACCGACGAAGGGCGCCTTGTCTCCCGAGTCGTACCACAGGACCGACCGCCCCCGTCCCGTCCTCGACTCACCGATCTTCGCGACGCTGTCCTCCTGTTGCCGGATCACAGCAGCCGCACGCTGAGGCATACCGAAAATCTTCCCCAGATCACGGATCTCCCCCCAGACGCTGTCAAAAGTTGCCGGCGCCGAAGGCACACCCGGCGGACAGCTCATCGGGCTCAAATACGTGGTGGTGCCATCCTTGGCCAAGGCGGACCGATCACCGATCCCCTTGTCGCTGAAGGCACTCGCAAATGTCGAATACGCGAAGTCGGCTTTCGAGGCGAGAAACTTCTCCTTCGTCGGATACTTCTCCGCCAGAACTGGCACCTTCCGGTAGGCCTCCGCCCACCGAGCCGGAATGACATCGTCCAGATAAGCGGTACCGGCCATCCGATCCTGCATCCCCAGGGCCAACGCCACTTGAGTCGCCCCTTGGTTGAGGGTGACCAGGCGGGACGGCGCCTGCGTGACCGTAATGTCCACTCCGCAGTTGTGCACGGCGATCGGAGGCTCGAAAGTCACCGAAGACCCAGGATGTCCAGGACCGCTCGGCGCACCCGCACAAGCAGCGGTGAGGAAGGAACCGGCCAGGACGACGCCGGTGGACAAGGCGCGAAAGGGGACACGCACGAGGTACTTCTTTCTCTGGTCGAGGCCTGATCGCGAGGCCTGCTCCGAGCTATGTCGCCGGCAGGTCTTCGAGCTCGGGATCAACCGCATGCGGCGCCTTCCCGAGGACAGGTTCTCCCCAGTGACTCCGCGGCCGCACCCGTCACCCCACCGCTGCGCGACAGCTCCGGATTCCGACCGGACTCCCTGTCGACACTGCTGTGCGACCGACGACGCCCGCACCAGGACGAGCGCACGCCAACTATGGCATATGACCTTGTGAACCAGCGTGTCGCACTCCCAGCAAGGGCCCAGGCCGCCCTGACATCCAGCACAACGATGCCCGCCGCCGGACATAGCGCGGGGCGGAACCGACCACACCGGCTCCGCCCCGCCTCAGAACGATCACGGTCAACGACCGATCAGTTCACGCACCTTCTTCGGCCCCATACACAACAACAGGGTCGGGATCCGCGGACCGGTATCGCCCCCCAGCAGCAGCCGGTACAACAACGCGAAGAACGCCCGCTGGTCAGCTTTCACCTCAGGTGGAAGCTTCTTCTCGGCTACGTCGAAACCGGCCTGCTGCTTCGGAATTCCGTAGACCAGCGTGGTCAGGCCGTCGAGTGTCCAGTCCTTCTCCAAACCAGCGGCCAACAGGTCCAAGGACTCCAACTGGTGCTTGGTCAAGGTGAACAGGGTCGCAGCGTCCTTGAAGGAGCGCACCACCGTGCGGTCCTCTGGATCAGCCTGGGTGCTCACCCAGTTCGCAGCCAGATCGTACCGGGGACGAGCTACGTCCAGATCGGTGATGCGCTCGTCCATCGACGACAGGATCCGCACCGCCTGTTCGGCACTGCCACCGGTGATGTCGACCACCGAACAGATCGCCCGATAGGCCACCGGTGCACTTGTCCGTTCCAGCTCTTTCGTAGCCGTACGTACCGACCTGGCGTACATGGCCTTGTCCCCAGGCTGACCCTTGCCGCTGGAAACCTTGCGCTCCAACGCATCCCACTCGTCGTACAGCCGGTGGATCTCGTTGTTGAAGGCCACCGTGAACGACTGGTTCGGCCGCCGACGCGCATACAGCCACCGCAGGACGTGCGGCTCCATGATCGCCAGCGCATCCGCCGGGGTCGGCACGCCACCCTTCGACGAACTCATCTTGGCCATTCCGGCGATCCCGACGAAGGCATACATCGGACCGACCGGACGCTCAGCGCCGAAGATCGGGGCCAACTGCTCACCCACGACCCAGCTGCTGCCCGGGCTCTGATGATCGACGCCGCTGGGCTCGAAGTCGACCTCCTCATGCGCCCAACGCATCGGCCAGTCGACCTTCCACACCAGCTTCCCGCGGAAATCGGTGTCGAGTCGCATCGACTCCTCCACCTCGTCCCCGTCCGGCCCCGTGGCGACATAGGTCACCTCGGTGGTCTGCGAGTCGTACGAGGTCACCCGGGTCGCATCCGTACCGAAAGCCGCGCTGTAGGGGCGGAAGGGGAAGTACTCGCCACCCTGTGCGCTGCCATCGTCCTCCCCTGCAGCGCCTGATCCCTCGGCCTGAGCAGCTTCCGCCGTGTCGTCCCCCTCCGCGTCCGTCACACCGGCGGATTCCTGGCCCGGTTTCGTCCGGTACTGCTCGAGGACCGCAGCGATCTCCGCACGCTTCTCCATCGCATGCAGTACGCGATCCCGGTACACCCCGGAGGTGTACTGCTCTGTCTGGGAGATGCCCCGGTACTCGACACCGAGCTCGACCAGCGAAGCTTCCATCGCAGCACGGAAATGAGCTGCCCAGGAGTCGTACCCCGACCCGGGCGGCGCAGGAACGCTGGTCAGCGGTTTCCCGATGTGTTCGCTCCAGGACTCGTCGACACCAGGAACCCCGAAAGGCACCTTGCGGAAACGGTCGTAATCGTCCCAGCTGATGATGTGTTCGCAGTCGATCCCGCGACGTTTCAACTCGTCGGCGACCAGGTGCGGCACCATCACCTCACGCAGGTTGCCCAGGTGGATCGGACCCGATGGCGACAGCCCCGAGGCACAGGTGACTGTGTACCCCTCCAAGGAGCCGCGGCGACGCTCCACGTCCTCCACGACCTCGTCGGCAAGACGGGCGACCCAGTCCGTTTCCTGGCTGTTCTGTTTTCCGTCCCCAGTGGCCTTCTTCGCCTTCTCAGGACGTCCTTGCTGTTCTTCGGTCACCCTCACTCCTCGTCCTCGCCGAGCAACGAATACCGCTCGACGACCTCGTCACGGCCCGGGCCGACCCCGATCACACTGATCCGCGCGCCGAAGAGCTCCTCCAGGCGCAGCACGTAATCCTGTGCAGCCTGAGGCAACTCACCGAAAGTGCGCGCCCCGCTGATGTCCTCTTCCCAGCCAGGAAGCTCCTCGTACACCGGTGTGGCATGGTGGAAGTCCGACTGGTTGACCGGCATCTCGTCGTACCGAGTGCCGTTGACGTCATAAGCAACACACACGGGGATGGTCTTCAACCCGGTGAGGACGTCGAGCTTAGTCAATACATAGTCGGTGACCCCGTTGACCCGGGTGGTGTACCGCGCGACCACCGTGTCCGCCCACCCGCACCTGCGCGGACGTCCCGTGGTGGTCCCGAACTCGAAACCGCCGTCGCGGAGGAACTCCCCCATCTCGTCGTGCAGCTCCGTGGGGAACGGCCCGGCCCCCACTCGAGTGGTGTACGCCTTGTGCACAGCGACGACCCGGTCCACCCGGTTCGGGGCCACGCCAGACCCGGTGCAGGCGCCGGCCGCGGTGCAGGCCGAGGAGGTCACGAAGGGGTAGGTGCCGTGATCGACATCGAGCATCGTGGCCTGGCCCGCCTCGAAGAGCACGGTCTTGCCGTCGTCGAGCGCCCGGTTCAGTTCGAGGCCGGTGTCGACCACCATCGGGGCGAGTCGATCGCGGTAGCTCAGTAGTTCCTCAGCAACCTGATCGGCATCGATCGAGCGACGGTTGAAGATCTTCACCAGCAAGTGGTTCTTCTCGTCGAGGGCTGCGTCGACCTTCTGCCGCAGGATCGACTCGTCGAAAAGGTCCTGCACCCGGATTCCGATGCGGTTCATCTTGTCGGCATAGGTGGGACCGATGCCGCGCCCGGTCGTGCCCAGTTTGCGTTTGCCGAGGAAACGCTCCCGCACCTTGTCCAGAGAGATGTTGTACGACGGGATGACGTGGGCATTCGCGCTGACCCGCAGACGAGAGACATCCATGCCACGGGCCTTGAGCGCCGACAGCTCGGCGAAAAGCACCTCGAGGTCGATGACCACTCCATTACCGATGACCGGAGTGACATTCGGAGAGAGGATCCCGCTGGGAAGCAGGTGGAGTGCGTATTTCTCGCCGCCGACGACCACCGTGTGCCCGGCGTTGTTGCCACCGTTGAACTTGACGACGTAATCGACTTTGCTGCCCAGCAGGTCTGTCGCCTTGCCTTTGCCTTCGTCGCCCCACTGGGCGCCGACCAACACGATCGCCGGCATCGCGGCCACCATCCTCATGTCGCTGACGGTGCGCGGGCTCGGTCAGCTACGGCTGTGCCCGCGCGTCTCACGCAGCGAGCCCCTGACGTACGCAACGCCGGGGCTCGTACTGCCCAAGTCTACCCGGAGTAGCTGACCCGATGCTGAGACGCTCTGCCCACCCCCTGACACACTCCCCCTCCTGTGAAACCTGGGCACCGTACTCGGTGCTCAGGTCAAGGTTCATCGCCAGTCATTCGCTTCCATACAAGTTCAACCGGAACCTGAGCACCGAGTACGGTGCCCAGGTTCCCCACAAGGGGGTGTGAAGGGGAACGGAAACGAGATCCTGTGGATGACGAAAAGGTCGACCCCAGCCTTCCGACACCGTCGTACCCATGCACGCAGC
It contains:
- a CDS encoding lysine--tRNA ligase — encoded protein: MTEEQQGRPEKAKKATGDGKQNSQETDWVARLADEVVEDVERRRGSLEGYTVTCASGLSPSGPIHLGNLREVMVPHLVADELKRRGIDCEHIISWDDYDRFRKVPFGVPGVDESWSEHIGKPLTSVPAPPGSGYDSWAAHFRAAMEASLVELGVEYRGISQTEQYTSGVYRDRVLHAMEKRAEIAAVLEQYRTKPGQESAGVTDAEGDDTAEAAQAEGSGAAGEDDGSAQGGEYFPFRPYSAAFGTDATRVTSYDSQTTEVTYVATGPDGDEVEESMRLDTDFRGKLVWKVDWPMRWAHEEVDFEPSGVDHQSPGSSWVVGEQLAPIFGAERPVGPMYAFVGIAGMAKMSSSKGGVPTPADALAIMEPHVLRWLYARRRPNQSFTVAFNNEIHRLYDEWDALERKVSSGKGQPGDKAMYARSVRTATKELERTSAPVAYRAICSVVDITGGSAEQAVRILSSMDERITDLDVARPRYDLAANWVSTQADPEDRTVVRSFKDAATLFTLTKHQLESLDLLAAGLEKDWTLDGLTTLVYGIPKQQAGFDVAEKKLPPEVKADQRAFFALLYRLLLGGDTGPRIPTLLLCMGPKKVRELIGR
- a CDS encoding adenylosuccinate synthase, with protein sequence MPAIVLVGAQWGDEGKGKATDLLGSKVDYVVKFNGGNNAGHTVVVGGEKYALHLLPSGILSPNVTPVIGNGVVIDLEVLFAELSALKARGMDVSRLRVSANAHVIPSYNISLDKVRERFLGKRKLGTTGRGIGPTYADKMNRIGIRVQDLFDESILRQKVDAALDEKNHLLVKIFNRRSIDADQVAEELLSYRDRLAPMVVDTGLELNRALDDGKTVLFEAGQATMLDVDHGTYPFVTSSACTAAGACTGSGVAPNRVDRVVAVHKAYTTRVGAGPFPTELHDEMGEFLRDGGFEFGTTTGRPRRCGWADTVVARYTTRVNGVTDYVLTKLDVLTGLKTIPVCVAYDVNGTRYDEMPVNQSDFHHATPVYEELPGWEEDISGARTFGELPQAAQDYVLRLEELFGARISVIGVGPGRDEVVERYSLLGEDEE